Part of the Spirochaetota bacterium genome is shown below.
TACGAGGGCCTTTGTTCTCAACTTGATTACGAAATGGTTCTCCATAGATTGTTTTTTTTAATGCGGCATTAATTTCGAAGCCTATGATAGAGTTTTCAGCACCTGTCATTCCCAAATCTGTGAGATACCCCGTTCCCTTAGGTAGTATGACTTCATCGGCAGTCTGTACATGAGTATGTGTTCCCCAAACGATACTAACTTTTCCGTCCAGGAATCGTCCCATAATAAGCTTTTCAGCAGTGGCTTCTGCATGAAGATCAATAGCTATCATTTTGATATTATGTTTTTGTTTGAGTTCTTTTATTTTGTCATAAATAAGATGATAAGGACAATCACTAGGATTCATAAACAAACGCCCTAAAGCATTAATAATGGCAAAAGTACCAAATTTGGTTTCTATAGTAGCCACCCCAGATCCAGGAGCTTCTTTAGGCATATTGATAGGTCTAGCTACAAAAGGAAAAGAATTAATTTTGTGTCTTAAGACATGTTTGTCCCAAGTGTGATTTCCTAAAGTCATCAAGTCAAGTCCATAAGAATGAAGTTCTTTAATGTGTTTTGGCGTAATCCCAAAACCATGAGATGCATTTTCACCATTAGCAATAATAAGATCGGCGTCCCATTTTTCTTTGGCGATAACAAAAGCCTCTTTCACAGTTTCTCTACCTGCTACTCCTGTTATATCTCCAAAAACAGCAATTCTTAGATGCTGTGATTTTTTTGTTGGTAAGAGCATGTGTAATCCTTGTAATATTAAAAATAAGCTTGAATAAATGTTTATCATATTGTACAATAAATATTATACAATATTTTTATAAATTTGTATAATATTTATTATTCATAAGGAAATTATATGAAAGTTGCTTTAGTTCATGATTGGCTTGTTACTATGGGTGGTGCTGAAACAGTATTAGAAGAGTTTTTCAATCTTTATCCGACTGCAGATATTTACACTTTATTTAGTGAAAAAAAGAATCTTGAAAATACTAATTTATATAATGCTCCTATTTATAACAGCTCCTTACAAAAATTACCTATGATTAAAAATATATACAGAAAATTGCCAAATCTTTTTCCTCAGGCAATAGAAGAATTTGATTTGGGAAATTATGATTTGGTTATATCTTCTTCTCATGCTGTAGCAAAAGGTGTTTTGACTGATGCGAAGACTTGTCATATTTCTTATTTACATACACCAATGCGTTACATATGGGATTTAAGCTTTGATTATCTTAAAAGAGCAAATTTTTCTTTTCCTATAGAATGGTATACGAGAAATGTTTTTCATCAATTACGATCATGGGATATTATTTCATCTGTAAGACCTGATTATTTAGTAGCAAATTCAAATTTTATTAAGCAAAGAATTCAAAAAGTTTATAGAAGAGATGCCAAGGTGATTTATCCCCCTGTGAGTCTTAGCGATAAGGTATATACAGACAAAGAGGATTTTTTTGTCACAGCATCACGGCATGTCCCTTACAAAAATATTCCATTAATCGCAGAAGCATTTGCCAGGATGCCAACAAAAAAATTAGTGATTTTAGGAGATGGTCCAGATAGTAAAAAAGTAAAAAAAATCTGTGCCTTGGCTAAAAATATAGAATATATAGGCCACCAAAACAAACAAGTTTTGATGGATACTATAGGAAGAGCGAAAGCTTTTATTTTTGCAGCAGAAGAAGATTTTGGTATTCTTCCTGTAGAAGCACAAAGTCTAGGAACACCTGTGATTGCTTATGGAGTAGGTGGTGTAACAGAAACTGTTATTGCCAATAAAACAGGAATTTTTTTCCCCACACAATCAATAGATAGTATTAAAGAAGCCGTGTTGCTCTTTGAAAATAAAGAGGATTCTTTTGATCCAACTCATATTGCAACACATAGTAAATTTTTTTCTCAAGAACGCTTTAAAGAAGAGTTTAATAATTATGCACAAGAGTGTTATACAAATTTTAATAATAATAAGTTAGGGGTATAGTAGTGAGAGAACAAGAAATATTAGAGATATTAAGTACTATAGAATATCAACAAACTCAACAAAAACTTTCCGAAATAGCAACAGTAGAAGGTATTTCTGAATCTGGTAATTTATTAAAAATTAGAATTTTAATAAAAGCTTTGCCTATAGAAGAAAAAAAAAGTATTCGTATAATGATAGAAGATGCTTTTTCTAAACAAGGTAAAGACGCTTTAATTAGTATTATCACAGAAAAGCCTACAGCACCAAAAGTTGCTCCAGTAATTCCAACCTCTCAAATAAAAACTTTTCTTCAAGATGATATTGTAAAAAAATTCAAAAAGATAATAGCTATTTATTCAACGAAAGGTGGTGTGGGCAAATCTACTGTAGCAGCAATGCTGGCTAGAGAATTGTCTATAAAGGGTTTTAAAATTGCACTGATAGATTTAGATATCTATGGTCCTAGTATTCCAAGAATTTTGGGAATAAAAGGTTCTTTAAAAACTCAAGGTCAGAAATTTGTCCCTGCAAAAGTTGATGGGATAGATATGATGAGCGTGGGTTCTTTAATTCCTAATATTGATTCTCCACTAATTTGGAGAGCACCTCTTGCCAACGGCGTTATTTCGCAAATATTTCATGATACTCTTTGGGCAGATGAATATGATGTGCTTATTTTGGATATGCCTCCAGGAACAGGGGATATTCCTATTTTGGTAGGTCAAAGTATTCCTTTAGATGGATTACTAGTTGTGAGTACTCCACAGGCGGTTGCCTTAGAAGATACTATTAAAGGTATTTCTATGTTCAAAAAATTTAACACTCCTATTGTGGGATTGGTTTACAATATGGGTTCAGTCTTATGCTCTGATTGTAATAAATTGATTTCTATTTTTCCAAAAAATCAAGAATTTGATGATTTGTTAGTAAGTTATGAACTTAATATTATTACTGAATTACCATTAGATCCAAAAGTAGCAATTGCTGCTGACAAAGGGTCTTTGGAAAACATAGATTTATCTGGAATTTGGAAAAAAGAATTCAATAAGATTACAGATAAGGT
Proteins encoded:
- a CDS encoding YmdB family metallophosphoesterase, whose protein sequence is MINIYSSLFLILQGLHMLLPTKKSQHLRIAVFGDITGVAGRETVKEAFVIAKEKWDADLIIANGENASHGFGITPKHIKELHSYGLDLMTLGNHTWDKHVLRHKINSFPFVARPINMPKEAPGSGVATIETKFGTFAIINALGRLFMNPSDCPYHLIYDKIKELKQKHNIKMIAIDLHAEATAEKLIMGRFLDGKVSIVWGTHTHVQTADEVILPKGTGYLTDLGMTGAENSIIGFEINAALKKTIYGEPFRNQVENKGPRITTGLIADIDPVTGKTVFITRFKERFEAIEDLIEDPNKTSNYTSEEQDDK
- a CDS encoding glycosyltransferase, whose product is MKVALVHDWLVTMGGAETVLEEFFNLYPTADIYTLFSEKKNLENTNLYNAPIYNSSLQKLPMIKNIYRKLPNLFPQAIEEFDLGNYDLVISSSHAVAKGVLTDAKTCHISYLHTPMRYIWDLSFDYLKRANFSFPIEWYTRNVFHQLRSWDIISSVRPDYLVANSNFIKQRIQKVYRRDAKVIYPPVSLSDKVYTDKEDFFVTASRHVPYKNIPLIAEAFARMPTKKLVILGDGPDSKKVKKICALAKNIEYIGHQNKQVLMDTIGRAKAFIFAAEEDFGILPVEAQSLGTPVIAYGVGGVTETVIANKTGIFFPTQSIDSIKEAVLLFENKEDSFDPTHIATHSKFFSQERFKEEFNNYAQECYTNFNNNKLGV
- a CDS encoding P-loop NTPase, with amino-acid sequence MREQEILEILSTIEYQQTQQKLSEIATVEGISESGNLLKIRILIKALPIEEKKSIRIMIEDAFSKQGKDALISIITEKPTAPKVAPVIPTSQIKTFLQDDIVKKFKKIIAIYSTKGGVGKSTVAAMLARELSIKGFKIALIDLDIYGPSIPRILGIKGSLKTQGQKFVPAKVDGIDMMSVGSLIPNIDSPLIWRAPLANGVISQIFHDTLWADEYDVLILDMPPGTGDIPILVGQSIPLDGLLVVSTPQAVALEDTIKGISMFKKFNTPIVGLVYNMGSVLCSDCNKLISIFPKNQEFDDLLVSYELNIITELPLDPKVAIAADKGSLENIDLSGIWKKEFNKITDKVLTKLNLIK